In Molothrus aeneus isolate 106 chromosome 4, BPBGC_Maene_1.0, whole genome shotgun sequence, the following are encoded in one genomic region:
- the LOC136555969 gene encoding radial spoke head protein 4 homolog A-like → MDPSPESDPSHEPHSAYLEDAYEGGHGPYQPHEPGYGLDQPGYSPYEDEIPDAQARMLAIKNAKAYLLKTSTKSGLNLYDHFATILTKILDEQPANTVDIIETISQDVKWAQFRKKMDTLRDEHLIPPTFEAAEKCKALFIKEAGEEEHEELDEEMGEPALPNVMETAFYFEQAGIGLSKDECYYIFLAFKNLISVQPIQTCRFWGKILGLEMNYIIAEVQLREGEEEEEEREEEEEETVAEEKEMGEGEEEEEQKEKEPEPPKSTYKPPPEIPKEANGTGTNKYVYFVCNEPGKPWVKLPPVTPAQIVCARQIKKFFTGRLDAPIVSFPPFPGNEANYLRAQIARISAGTHVSPTGFYQFPEDEEEEEGGDTYEENPEFEPPPVAEMVESLAMWAHHVKGILKQGRCVWINPTQKSEEDEEEGEEEEEEEEEEHQEETGQPLLTLISEDEGMKNIPAWTAQASTNLIPEYSIAILQSNRWPGAYAFASGRKFENIYFGWGHKYSPESHTPALPPPAEAEFPSEPGITEAADPTVEEELAFKAAQEEALAEAEEEEEEEGEDD, encoded by the exons ATGGATCCGTCGCCAGAATCAGACCCTTCACACGAACCACACAGTGCCTACCTCGAAGATGCCTATGAAGGTGGCCATGGCCCTTACCAGCCACACGAACCGGGTTATGGTCTTGACCAGCCCGGATACAGCCCATATGAGGATGAGATTCCCGATGCCCAAGCCCGGATGCTGGCAATCAAGAATGCAAAAGCCTATTTACTGAAGACCAGCACAAAATCTGGCCTGAACTT ATATGATCATTTTGCTACTATACTAACAAAGATCCTGGATGAACAGCCCGCAAATACAGTAGACATAATTGAGACTATCAGCCAGGATGTGAAGTGGGCACAGTTTCGGAAAAAAATGGACACTCTTCGAGACGAACATCTGATCCCTCCAACATttgaagctgcagaaaagtgTAAAGCTTTGTTCATCAAGGAAGCTGGAGAAGAAGAACATGAAGAACTAGATGAAGAGATG GGAGAGCCTGCTCTACCAAATGTGATGGAaacagccttttattttgaacagGCTGGAATTGGCCTGAGCAAAGATGAATGTTATTACATATTCCTTGCCTTTAAAAACCTAATTAGTGTACAGCCAATCCAGACCTGTCGCTTCTGGGGCAAAATTTTGGGCCTGGAAATGAACTATATTATAGCTGAAGTACAGTTacgggaaggggaagaggaggaggaggaaagagaagaggaagaagaggaaactgttgcagaagagaaagagaTGGGTGAgggtgaggaagaagaggaacagaaagaaaaagaacctgAACCACCAAAGTCCACCTATAAACCCCCACCTGAGATCCCAAAAGAAGCAAATGGGACTGGGACGAATAAATATGTCTATTTTGTCTGTAATGAGCCAGGCAAACCCTGGGTGAAGTTGCCTCCAGTGACACCAGCCCAGATTGTCTGTGCCAGGCAAATCAAGAAGTTCTTCACTGGTCGCTTGGATGCTCCTATTGTGAgcttccctccttttcctggaAACGAGGCCAATTACCTGCGCGCGCAGATAGCGCGAATCTCAGCAGGAACCCACGTCTCTCCCACTGGATTTTACCAGTTTCCAGAGgacgaagaagaagaagaaggaggagataCATATGAAGAAAACCCTGAGTTTGAGCCTCCTCCTGTGGCTGAAATGGTGGAGTCCCTGGCCATGTGGGCACACCATGTCAAGGGCATTCTAAAGCAG GGTCGCTGTGTTTGGATTAATCCTACTCAAAAAtcagaggaagatgaagaagaaggtgaagaggaggaagaggaggaggaagaagagcacCAGGAAGAAACAGGACAACCCCTTCTTACTCTGATCTCTGAAGATGAAG GCATGAAAAACATCCCTGCTTGGACAGCTCAGGCTTCTACAAACCTGATCCCAGAATATTCAATTGCAATCCTGCAGTCTAACCGATGGCCTGGAGCTTATGCCTTTGCATCTGGCAG GAAATTTGAGAACATCTACTTTGGCTGGGGTCACAAATACAGTCCAGAAAGCCACACTCCTGCACTGCCCccaccagcagaagcagaattCCCCAGTGAGCCAGGAATCACTGAGGCAGCAGACCCCACTGTGGAAGAGGAGCTAGCTTTCAAGGCTGCGCAGGAAGAAGCCTTAGCTGaagctgaggaagaggaagaagaggaaggggaagatgattaa